One region of Permianibacter fluminis genomic DNA includes:
- a CDS encoding oxidoreductase: protein MSRDPRYDILFEPVRIGPVTTKNRFFQVPHCNGMGHAMPEAHAAMREIKAEGGWGVIATEECEIHPSGDVSPYVEARLWDDADIPALALMCEKVHRHGALAAVELTHNGPTASNLYSRDILIAPSHQPSKYGYPHQAKAMSKRDIADYRRWHRDAALRAKCAGFDVIYVYAAHDLSLAMHFLQKRRNHRNDEYGGSLENRTRLLREIIEDTKDAVGDTCAVAVRFATEELLGDGGVTLTEAKEVVHMLADLPDLWDVNLAAWYNDSIPSRFAREGAQEPFIDWVKKVTTKPVVGVGRFTSPDTMVSQIKRGVLDLIGAARPSIADPFLPKKIELGLIDDIRECIGCNICVSGDMTITPIRCTQNPTMGEEWRKGWHPEKIASKKSDSKILIVGAGPAGLEAARALGERGYEVHLAEAGKELGGRVTLESRLPGLAEWARVRDWRLGQINKLNNVNVYRDSNLSAQDVLDFAADQVVLATGCHWRRDGYGRSNGSGIAGFTAQSVLTPDDVMAALYSGDKTFFEQLPAGAVAVFDDDYFYYGSVMAEALRKAGREVLFITPDDTIASWSSNTLDYRHIQWRMHELGVQQVVAQNITNWDGKQLTLEHSWSGKTSTLACAAVVAVTARLPNDALYQALLAREAEWAGAGVKTVRCIGDAEAPGLIAHAVYAGHRYARELDETPRGEVAFRRHFHVGQTG, encoded by the coding sequence ATGTCCCGCGATCCGCGTTACGACATTCTGTTTGAACCGGTCCGCATTGGCCCGGTCACCACCAAGAACCGGTTCTTTCAGGTGCCGCATTGCAATGGCATGGGCCACGCGATGCCGGAAGCGCATGCGGCGATGCGTGAGATCAAAGCCGAAGGCGGCTGGGGTGTAATCGCCACCGAAGAATGCGAGATCCACCCGAGCGGCGATGTCTCGCCCTATGTCGAAGCGCGGCTTTGGGACGATGCCGACATTCCGGCGCTGGCATTGATGTGCGAGAAGGTGCACCGGCACGGCGCGCTCGCGGCCGTCGAGCTGACCCACAACGGCCCGACCGCATCGAACCTGTATTCACGCGACATCCTGATCGCGCCTTCACATCAACCGAGCAAATACGGCTACCCGCACCAAGCCAAGGCAATGAGCAAACGTGATATCGCCGATTACCGACGCTGGCATCGCGATGCCGCGCTGCGGGCGAAGTGCGCCGGCTTTGATGTGATCTATGTTTACGCCGCGCATGACTTGAGCCTGGCCATGCATTTCCTGCAAAAGCGTCGTAATCATCGTAATGACGAATACGGCGGCAGTCTGGAAAATCGCACCCGGCTGCTGCGGGAGATCATCGAAGACACCAAAGACGCGGTCGGTGATACCTGCGCCGTCGCGGTCCGTTTTGCCACCGAAGAACTGCTTGGTGACGGCGGTGTCACGCTGACCGAAGCCAAAGAAGTCGTGCACATGCTGGCCGACCTGCCCGATCTCTGGGACGTCAATCTCGCCGCCTGGTACAACGACTCGATTCCCTCGCGCTTTGCTCGTGAAGGCGCGCAGGAACCGTTCATCGACTGGGTGAAAAAAGTCACGACCAAGCCGGTCGTTGGCGTCGGCCGCTTCACCTCGCCCGACACCATGGTGTCGCAGATCAAACGCGGTGTGCTGGATTTGATCGGCGCGGCGCGGCCGTCGATAGCCGATCCGTTTTTGCCAAAGAAAATCGAGCTGGGTCTTATCGACGACATCCGCGAATGCATCGGCTGCAATATCTGCGTCAGCGGCGACATGACCATCACGCCGATCCGTTGCACGCAAAACCCGACCATGGGCGAAGAGTGGCGCAAAGGCTGGCACCCGGAAAAAATCGCCAGCAAGAAATCCGACAGCAAGATCTTGATCGTTGGCGCCGGCCCGGCCGGACTGGAAGCCGCGCGTGCACTCGGCGAGCGTGGTTACGAGGTACATCTGGCCGAAGCCGGCAAAGAGCTCGGCGGCCGGGTCACGCTGGAGTCGCGCCTGCCCGGTTTGGCGGAGTGGGCGCGTGTGCGTGACTGGCGCCTGGGCCAAATCAACAAACTGAACAACGTCAATGTCTATCGCGATTCGAATCTCAGTGCGCAAGACGTGCTGGATTTTGCTGCTGATCAGGTTGTGCTTGCCACCGGCTGCCACTGGCGCCGTGACGGTTACGGCCGCAGCAATGGCAGCGGCATCGCCGGCTTCACTGCGCAATCGGTGCTGACGCCCGATGATGTGATGGCTGCGCTGTATTCGGGAGATAAAACATTTTTCGAGCAGCTGCCAGCCGGCGCGGTCGCTGTGTTCGATGACGATTACTTTTATTACGGCAGCGTCATGGCCGAAGCGCTGCGTAAAGCTGGTCGCGAGGTGCTGTTCATCACTCCCGACGACACCATCGCGTCCTGGAGCAGCAACACGCTCGACTACCGCCACATCCAATGGCGCATGCACGAGCTGGGCGTGCAGCAAGTGGTCGCACAGAACATCACAAACTGGGATGGCAAGCAGTTAACACTGGAGCACAGCTGGTCAGGCAAGACTTCAACACTCGCTTGTGCCGCCGTGGTCGCGGTAACCGCCCGGCTGCCCAACGATGCGCTGTATCAAGCCTTGCTGGCTCGAGAAGCGGAATGGGCCGGCGCCGGCGTCAAAACGGTTCGCTGCATCGGCGATGCCGAAGCGCCGGGGCTGATCGCTCATGCGGTGTACGCCGGCCACCGCTATGCCCGCGAGCTGGATGAAACCCCACGCGGAGAAGTCGCGTTCCGGCGGCACTTCCATGTTGGGCAAACAGGTTGA
- a CDS encoding DUF1801 domain-containing protein, whose translation MIRLMRFPDAIRHESVIEDWWQQHPEALAVMARYWFAVMRHCGDDVRELLHDGHPTACVADAAFAYVNVFRAHVNVGFFLGAELADPHGLLEGTGKFMRHVKLKPENEVNAAALHLLIETAYRDMQAHLRSGPVS comes from the coding sequence ATGATCCGATTAATGCGATTTCCCGATGCCATCCGACATGAGTCAGTGATTGAAGATTGGTGGCAGCAGCACCCGGAAGCGCTGGCGGTGATGGCGCGTTACTGGTTTGCCGTGATGCGCCATTGTGGCGACGATGTCCGTGAGCTGCTGCATGATGGTCATCCAACCGCCTGCGTTGCTGATGCTGCGTTTGCTTACGTCAATGTTTTCCGTGCGCACGTCAATGTCGGGTTCTTTCTCGGTGCCGAACTGGCCGATCCGCACGGCTTGCTCGAAGGTACGGGAAAATTCATGCGCCACGTCAAGCTGAAGCCGGAAAACGAGGTGAATGCGGCGGCACTGCATCTGCTCATCGAAACCGCCTATCGTGACATGCAGGCTCATCTGAGATCCGGGCCGGTTTCGTAA
- a CDS encoding GGDEF domain-containing protein, producing the protein MTLMNGYTILILTGVMQLLAACASLLVHETGVTRQVLRWWVLAQVIAGIGHIARLVIDPSHLFLNTSLPNALISLSLAMMTYAMARLLQRQFRALMLVSVVIILLQLIARELTHSEAQRLLLASALITVQFFLLSYLYWRAEVGRRALTNSLMLGNAIAAVAMCARLWEAAHAGSEYNFSHAGLAQQIALVGYFSGMVVNGFGFLLILIDRGTEELVRLSSLDSLTETLNRRSFLVVAKQQLAQAERGHHPVSLLICDLDHFKQINDQHGHHAGDRMILALVGVARQTMRHSDSLARWGGEEFVLLLPQTDLAGARQIAERLNKAFAAITISHGQLTLHATVSIGIAERRGKESVEQTLDRADRALLMAKANGRNRVEVNS; encoded by the coding sequence ATGACCTTGATGAATGGCTACACCATTCTGATTTTGACCGGCGTGATGCAGCTGCTGGCGGCGTGCGCCAGCCTGCTCGTGCACGAAACCGGCGTTACCCGGCAGGTGCTGCGCTGGTGGGTATTGGCGCAGGTCATTGCTGGCATCGGTCACATCGCCCGGCTGGTGATTGACCCGTCACATCTGTTTCTCAACACCAGCTTGCCGAACGCGCTGATTTCGTTGTCACTGGCGATGATGACCTACGCCATGGCCCGGCTGCTGCAGCGGCAATTTCGCGCCTTGATGCTGGTGTCGGTAGTGATCATTCTGTTGCAATTGATCGCCCGCGAACTGACCCACTCGGAAGCGCAGCGCCTGCTGCTGGCCTCGGCGCTGATCACCGTGCAGTTCTTTCTGCTGAGCTATCTGTACTGGCGCGCCGAAGTCGGTCGCCGCGCACTGACCAACAGCCTGATGCTCGGCAACGCGATCGCGGCAGTGGCGATGTGCGCGCGGCTATGGGAGGCGGCGCATGCCGGCTCGGAATACAATTTCAGCCACGCCGGCCTCGCCCAGCAGATTGCGCTGGTGGGTTATTTCAGCGGCATGGTGGTCAACGGTTTTGGCTTTCTGCTGATTTTGATCGACCGTGGCACCGAGGAATTGGTCCGGCTTTCCTCTCTGGATTCGTTGACCGAAACCCTGAACCGGCGCAGTTTTCTGGTGGTGGCCAAACAACAGCTGGCGCAGGCGGAGCGGGGGCATCATCCGGTGTCGCTGCTGATTTGCGATTTGGATCATTTCAAGCAAATCAATGATCAGCACGGTCATCACGCCGGTGACCGCATGATTCTGGCATTGGTGGGGGTGGCGCGGCAGACCATGCGGCACAGCGACAGTCTGGCGCGCTGGGGTGGCGAGGAATTTGTTTTGCTGTTGCCGCAAACCGATCTGGCCGGCGCCCGCCAGATTGCCGAACGGCTGAACAAGGCATTTGCCGCAATCACCATCAGCCACGGTCAGTTGACGCTGCACGCGACCGTCAGCATCGGCATTGCCGAGCGTCGCGGCAAGGAGTCGGTCGAGCAGACGCTGGATCGTGCCGACCGCGCGCTGTTGATGGCCAAAGCCAATGGCCGCAATCGGGTCGAAGTGAATTCCTGA
- a CDS encoding SRPBCC family protein, with product MIVDAQVTINASRPAVWATMTDIANAATTINGIEQIEIVEQPTNGLVGLRWRETRILFGKPATAEKWITEAVENEFYKTRAESDGFIFLSTNRISDGSGGLILTSIHESLPQTLATKLMVIPMSLLFKGVAKNAILQDLLDIKSVAEQQ from the coding sequence ATGATCGTCGACGCTCAGGTAACGATTAACGCCTCCCGTCCAGCGGTCTGGGCCACCATGACCGATATCGCGAATGCTGCGACCACCATCAACGGTATCGAGCAGATTGAGATTGTCGAGCAGCCCACAAACGGCTTGGTTGGCTTGCGTTGGCGGGAAACCCGAATCCTGTTCGGCAAGCCCGCGACAGCGGAGAAATGGATCACGGAGGCGGTTGAGAACGAGTTTTACAAAACTCGGGCGGAAAGCGATGGCTTCATCTTTCTATCAACCAATCGTATTTCCGATGGCAGCGGCGGCCTGATCCTGACCAGCATTCACGAATCGTTGCCGCAAACACTGGCGACTAAACTGATGGTGATTCCGATGTCGCTGCTGTTCAAGGGCGTGGCGAAGAATGCCATTCTGCAGGACTTGCTCGATATCAAGTCGGTAGCGGAGCAGCAATGA
- a CDS encoding VOC family protein — protein MLTTASVTTMLPVIDMARARAFYEGRLGFQPGGFKPDGKFVYVVGGTTLALFPKPEGTKADHTAISFQVTDIAASIADLKRAGVVFEDYDFPGLKTVNHVCVLGAEKAAWFKDPEGNYLCIHEDIPQR, from the coding sequence ATGCTGACCACTGCTTCTGTGACAACCATGTTGCCGGTCATCGATATGGCGCGCGCTCGCGCCTTCTACGAAGGCCGGCTCGGTTTTCAACCCGGCGGCTTCAAACCGGATGGCAAATTTGTTTACGTCGTAGGCGGAACGACCTTGGCGCTGTTTCCGAAACCGGAAGGCACCAAGGCCGACCATACCGCCATCAGTTTTCAGGTCACCGATATTGCCGCCAGCATTGCGGATTTGAAGCGCGCTGGCGTTGTCTTTGAGGACTATGATTTTCCCGGCCTGAAAACCGTCAACCATGTCTGTGTGCTGGGCGCCGAGAAGGCCGCGTGGTTCAAGGACCCGGAAGGCAACTACCTGTGCATTCACGAAGACATTCCGCAACGCTAA
- a CDS encoding VOC family protein, protein MAKNTVCLWYESGADEAARFYTGVFPQSQLGAICRAPSDYPNGKAGDVLTVEFVVAGIPCLGLNGGPRFQHSEAFSFQIATEDQAETDRYWHAIVGNGGQASQCGWCKDKWGISWQITPRILMSAMAQGGMVAKRAFEAMMPMQRIDIAVLEAAIAAAKNG, encoded by the coding sequence ATGGCCAAGAACACGGTTTGTCTCTGGTATGAATCTGGCGCGGACGAAGCCGCGCGGTTTTATACCGGGGTATTTCCGCAAAGCCAGCTTGGCGCGATTTGCCGAGCGCCGTCAGACTATCCCAATGGCAAAGCCGGTGACGTCCTGACGGTGGAATTTGTTGTCGCCGGCATCCCCTGTCTGGGCCTGAATGGTGGTCCCCGGTTTCAGCACAGTGAAGCGTTTTCCTTTCAGATTGCCACCGAAGATCAGGCCGAGACGGACCGGTACTGGCACGCCATTGTTGGCAACGGCGGTCAAGCCAGCCAGTGTGGCTGGTGCAAGGACAAGTGGGGCATCAGCTGGCAGATTACGCCGCGCATTCTGATGTCAGCGATGGCTCAGGGCGGCATGGTGGCAAAGCGCGCCTTCGAGGCGATGATGCCGATGCAGAGAATCGATATCGCCGTGCTTGAGGCGGCGATTGCGGCCGCGAAAAACGGCTGA
- a CDS encoding Xaa-Pro dipeptidase: protein MPTSRTSCLRLLALFALLPFHTVLGAAPAADTAVRTGTLIDVDAGRVLSQQVILLAGDRIVAIQDASVPLPATLRVIDWSRYTVLPGLSDVHTHLIGDIQSANVAAPLMSTGARDALIGAIHAEATLKAGFTSVRDVGTYRAFVDVALREQINTGLLRGPRMMVAGAYVTISGGGGEVTGMAPDVIIPADFRRGVANNADEVRARVRELIAGGADFIKMIATGAVLTMGTTPGAAEFSEKEIHAAVEEAQKYGKDVTAHAHGADGIKAAVRAGVRSIEHGSLIDDEGIALMKKRGTWLVADIYNGDYIAEVGSAEHWPAEILEKNRQTTDAQREGFRKAVKAGVNIAFGTDAGVFPHGDNGKQLAYMVRYGQTPMQAIQSATISNARLMRKDTDIGSIAVGKYADLVAVDGDVLANIRLLERPSAVTKGGVLIQ from the coding sequence ATGCCAACATCACGTACATCCTGCTTGCGCTTGCTGGCGCTGTTCGCGCTGCTGCCATTTCATACCGTTCTCGGCGCTGCACCGGCTGCCGACACCGCGGTGCGCACCGGCACACTGATCGACGTCGACGCCGGTCGGGTGCTGAGCCAGCAGGTCATCCTGCTTGCTGGCGATCGCATCGTCGCCATTCAGGACGCAAGTGTGCCGCTGCCAGCAACGCTGCGCGTCATCGATTGGTCGCGCTACACCGTGCTGCCCGGCTTGAGTGATGTCCACACGCATCTAATCGGTGACATTCAATCGGCCAATGTCGCGGCGCCGCTGATGAGCACCGGTGCCCGCGATGCCCTGATCGGCGCCATTCATGCCGAGGCGACGCTCAAAGCTGGCTTCACCAGCGTGCGCGATGTCGGCACCTACCGGGCGTTTGTCGATGTCGCGCTGCGCGAGCAAATCAATACCGGTTTGCTGCGCGGACCGCGAATGATGGTGGCCGGTGCCTACGTGACGATCAGCGGCGGCGGTGGTGAAGTCACTGGCATGGCGCCGGATGTGATCATTCCGGCCGATTTTCGCCGTGGCGTCGCCAACAACGCCGACGAAGTGCGTGCCCGTGTGCGTGAACTGATTGCCGGCGGCGCTGACTTCATCAAGATGATCGCGACCGGCGCCGTGCTGACAATGGGCACCACACCCGGCGCAGCTGAATTCAGCGAAAAGGAAATTCACGCCGCCGTCGAAGAAGCGCAAAAATACGGCAAAGATGTCACCGCCCACGCCCATGGCGCCGACGGCATCAAGGCCGCCGTGCGCGCTGGCGTCCGATCAATCGAGCACGGATCATTGATCGATGACGAAGGCATTGCCTTGATGAAAAAACGCGGCACCTGGCTGGTCGCCGATATTTATAACGGCGACTACATCGCCGAGGTCGGCAGCGCTGAACACTGGCCCGCAGAAATCCTGGAGAAAAACCGGCAAACCACCGACGCCCAGCGCGAAGGTTTTCGCAAAGCGGTCAAAGCCGGCGTCAACATCGCCTTCGGCACCGATGCCGGCGTGTTCCCGCACGGCGACAACGGCAAACAATTGGCTTACATGGTCCGCTACGGCCAGACGCCAATGCAGGCCATCCAATCCGCCACCATCAGCAATGCCCGCCTGATGCGCAAAGATACCGACATCGGCTCCATCGCGGTCGGCAAATACGCCGATCTGGTGGCAGTCGACGGTGATGTGCTGGCCAATATCCGCTTGCTGGAGCGGCCCAGTGCGGTGACGAAAGGTGGCGTACTGATTCAGTAA
- a CDS encoding amidohydrolase has protein sequence MSSHHSRLLRPSLLFLLSGSLIGLLFGLSACHSTPDDHADIVVRHAHVLTMDERMPTAQALAVRGGRIAAVGSDAEIGRWIGEHTRVIEGNGATVLPGLIDTHIHPVIGAEQLDDCSLGDEVMSLAAMRPTVSECLQRNPNAASTEWLAVINLNPANFHATAADLDQLLADRPFGLFGTDGHTAWINTAGLKKLGLTRASVDPDNGRIVRDGKGNPTGHLIDMAVDLVLAQLPKKSLADKVRLTERALQDMHRVGLTTLLEASAGEDILQVYRALAEQGKLSAKVSVALTSVADPSANHLQELAALRDRYRGLPHVQIDTVKVFADGVLEYPTQSGALLAPYEPVAGNGRSDRGSLYFEPEKMADFVTALDRDGFNVHVHAIGDWAVRATLDAFAAARKRNGEQSRAHFSIAHLELIDPADWPRFAALNVYASFQLLWAQPDAYSVDAVQPYLGPTRSQWLYPAAGVSKAGGVVVAGSDWNVSTFNPWEAMATGLCRCNADEPARPPLLPEQALPLPVMLRAYTIDAARMLGRDQELGSLTVGKAADLIMLNGPLATNAEQLRHTEVLTTMIDGVLVYEHQP, from the coding sequence ATGTCGTCACATCATTCGCGTTTGTTACGCCCTTCGTTGCTGTTCTTGTTATCCGGATCGTTGATCGGATTGCTGTTCGGTCTGTCGGCCTGCCATTCCACGCCAGACGATCACGCCGATATTGTTGTGCGCCATGCGCACGTGCTGACCATGGATGAGCGCATGCCGACCGCGCAAGCGCTGGCTGTTCGTGGTGGCCGGATCGCCGCCGTCGGCAGCGACGCCGAGATCGGCCGCTGGATTGGCGAGCACACCCGCGTCATCGAGGGCAATGGCGCGACAGTGTTGCCGGGGTTGATTGATACCCATATTCATCCGGTCATCGGCGCCGAGCAGCTGGATGATTGCAGTCTTGGCGATGAAGTGATGTCGCTGGCGGCAATGCGGCCGACCGTCTCTGAATGCCTGCAGCGCAATCCCAACGCCGCCAGCACGGAATGGTTGGCGGTGATCAATCTGAATCCGGCCAATTTTCACGCCACCGCGGCGGATCTGGATCAGCTATTGGCCGACCGGCCGTTTGGCCTGTTTGGCACCGACGGCCACACGGCGTGGATCAATACCGCGGGACTGAAAAAATTGGGCCTGACTCGTGCCAGCGTCGATCCGGATAACGGTCGCATTGTCCGCGATGGCAAGGGCAATCCCACCGGTCATCTGATCGACATGGCGGTGGATCTGGTGCTGGCGCAATTGCCAAAAAAATCGCTGGCCGACAAAGTACGTTTGACCGAGCGCGCCTTGCAGGACATGCACAGAGTCGGGCTGACCACCTTGCTGGAAGCGTCGGCCGGTGAAGACATTCTGCAGGTGTACAGGGCGCTGGCCGAACAGGGCAAGCTCAGCGCAAAAGTGTCGGTGGCGCTGACCAGTGTTGCCGATCCATCGGCGAATCATTTGCAGGAATTGGCCGCGCTGCGCGACCGCTATCGCGGTCTGCCGCATGTGCAGATCGATACGGTCAAGGTGTTCGCTGATGGCGTGCTGGAGTACCCGACCCAGAGTGGCGCGCTGCTGGCACCGTATGAACCGGTGGCTGGTAATGGTCGCTCCGATCGCGGCAGCCTGTATTTTGAACCGGAGAAGATGGCGGATTTTGTCACTGCGCTGGATCGCGATGGTTTCAATGTCCATGTTCATGCCATCGGTGATTGGGCGGTGCGGGCGACGCTGGATGCGTTTGCGGCGGCGCGTAAACGCAACGGCGAGCAATCGCGCGCGCATTTCAGCATTGCCCATCTGGAGCTGATTGATCCGGCCGATTGGCCGCGCTTTGCCGCGCTCAATGTCTACGCGTCATTTCAACTGCTTTGGGCTCAGCCCGATGCCTACAGCGTTGACGCGGTGCAGCCGTATCTGGGGCCGACGCGGTCGCAGTGGCTGTACCCGGCGGCCGGGGTCAGCAAGGCCGGCGGCGTAGTCGTTGCCGGTAGCGACTGGAACGTCAGTACATTCAATCCCTGGGAAGCGATGGCGACCGGACTGTGTCGCTGCAATGCCGACGAACCGGCGCGACCGCCGTTGCTGCCGGAGCAAGCCTTGCCGTTGCCGGTGATGTTGCGCGCCTACACCATCGATGCCGCCCGTATGCTCGGCCGGGATCAGGAGCTGGGCTCGCTGACGGTTGGCAAGGCGGCGGATCTGATCATGCTCAATGGCCCGCTCGCTACCAATGCCGAGCAATTGCGCCATACTGAAGTGCTTACCACGATGATTGACGGTGTGCTGGTGTACGAGCATCAGCCCTGA
- a CDS encoding GGDEF domain-containing protein, with amino-acid sequence MQLMNGFTVLIMTGVLHLLIAAAGLLIRGQPETRAIVRLWVLAQVIGGLAQLLRLMRADWPELWSSTLPNMASALAYGLALLAVIQLFQLRSRAFIVSTVIIVLLHLLMREFGMSESVRLTCLSLLFAFQFCQYTYLYGQAHRQHKTTLMNVLQLANLLVVMTMLARAIEAAGAGPGYDFQHAGLGQSLSLIGVFIAVTINGFGFLLILIERGTIELTRLSSLDPLTETLNRRSFLDSANQQLALAKRNLYPVSVLMCDIDHFKQFNDQHGHQAGDSVISTLVAAARRTMRGGDCIARWGGEEFVLLLPYTQRSGAEQLAQRLNRAFAVSATPHGDQRLSATVSIGVAEHQADEDIQATIDRADQALLRAKQHGRNRVEAA; translated from the coding sequence ATGCAGTTGATGAACGGTTTTACCGTCTTGATCATGACCGGGGTGTTGCATCTGCTGATCGCGGCAGCCGGTCTGCTGATCCGTGGCCAACCGGAAACCCGTGCCATTGTCAGGCTCTGGGTGCTGGCGCAGGTGATCGGTGGTCTGGCGCAATTGCTTCGGCTGATGCGTGCTGACTGGCCGGAGTTATGGTCGAGCACGCTGCCCAATATGGCCTCGGCGCTGGCCTATGGACTGGCCTTGTTGGCGGTGATCCAGTTGTTTCAATTGCGCTCGCGCGCATTCATTGTCAGCACCGTGATTATCGTGCTGCTGCATCTGCTGATGCGTGAATTCGGCATGTCTGAATCCGTTCGCTTGACCTGCCTGAGCCTGTTGTTCGCCTTTCAGTTCTGCCAATACACCTACCTCTACGGACAAGCCCATCGGCAGCACAAAACTACGCTGATGAACGTACTGCAACTGGCGAACCTGCTGGTGGTGATGACCATGCTGGCGCGCGCCATCGAAGCGGCGGGCGCCGGGCCCGGTTATGATTTCCAGCACGCGGGGCTCGGTCAGAGTCTGTCGCTGATTGGTGTATTCATTGCCGTCACCATCAACGGTTTCGGTTTTCTGTTGATCCTGATCGAGCGCGGCACCATCGAGTTGACCCGGTTGTCATCGCTGGATCCGTTGACTGAAACGCTGAACCGCCGCAGCTTTCTCGACAGCGCCAATCAACAGCTGGCGCTGGCAAAGCGCAATCTGTATCCGGTTTCGGTTTTGATGTGCGATATCGATCACTTCAAGCAATTCAATGATCAGCATGGTCATCAGGCTGGCGACAGTGTCATTTCGACACTGGTGGCCGCCGCGCGCCGGACCATGCGCGGTGGTGACTGCATTGCCCGCTGGGGCGGGGAAGAGTTTGTGCTGCTGTTGCCGTACACCCAGCGCAGCGGTGCCGAGCAATTGGCGCAGCGCTTGAACCGGGCGTTTGCCGTCAGTGCTACGCCGCACGGCGATCAGCGACTCAGTGCGACGGTCAGCATCGGCGTGGCCGAGCATCAGGCGGATGAAGACATACAGGCCACCATTGACCGCGCCGACCAAGCTTTGTTGCGGGCCAAGCAGCATGGTCGCAACCGGGTCGAGGCTGCCTGA
- a CDS encoding APC family permease — MSQHEQPRRELGFWMCTALVIGNTIGIGIFMMPASLAPYGLNAFSGWLVTVIGCIFLAKIFAGLAQHLAHEDGPYGYTRRALGGGVAFTVLWCYWVSVWVTNATLAVGVVSYLSFFVPALNASPWLPPVAALALLWGFVLINLRGVRTAGWVQIITTVLKLLPMLAVMALGAWLLLTDAGAYQQHVPSNPLSMDATVTASTIALFAMLGIESATIPAGKVRDPARTIPRATLFGTILTAVIYIAVSAVPMLLIPQDALTQSNAPFADLFSQRIGSGFGQLLAGFVVISGLGALNGWTLLAGELTQSFARHGGFPKVFGATNHRGVPVLAFVMTAGLASVMILMNYSKSMAQGFTFFSVVVTAANLPLYLFCSLSVLVLWKRGEIATLGKKEGSLLVAAVLAIAYAVWAFIGIGHESFLWALALALMGLPVYLWMRWQRRREARAVAAAS; from the coding sequence ATGAGCCAGCACGAACAACCACGACGCGAACTGGGTTTCTGGATGTGCACCGCGTTGGTCATTGGCAACACCATCGGCATTGGTATTTTCATGATGCCGGCGTCGCTGGCGCCGTATGGCCTGAATGCCTTCAGCGGTTGGCTGGTCACCGTCATCGGCTGCATTTTTCTGGCGAAGATTTTCGCGGGTCTGGCTCAGCATCTGGCCCACGAAGACGGACCGTATGGCTACACCCGGCGGGCGCTCGGCGGTGGCGTGGCGTTCACCGTGCTGTGGTGTTACTGGGTGTCGGTGTGGGTGACCAATGCGACGCTGGCAGTCGGCGTGGTCAGCTATCTTTCGTTCTTTGTGCCGGCGCTGAATGCGTCGCCGTGGTTACCGCCGGTGGCCGCGCTGGCGCTGCTCTGGGGCTTTGTCCTGATCAATCTGCGCGGTGTCCGCACGGCCGGTTGGGTGCAGATCATTACCACCGTACTCAAGCTGCTGCCGATGCTGGCGGTGATGGCGCTCGGAGCTTGGTTGCTGCTGACGGATGCCGGCGCTTATCAACAACATGTGCCGAGCAATCCGCTGTCAATGGACGCCACGGTGACCGCGTCAACCATAGCGCTGTTTGCCATGCTCGGCATCGAGAGCGCCACCATTCCGGCCGGCAAGGTGCGCGACCCGGCGCGCACCATTCCGCGCGCGACCTTGTTTGGCACCATTCTGACCGCGGTGATTTATATCGCGGTATCGGCGGTGCCCATGTTGCTGATCCCGCAGGACGCGCTGACGCAAAGCAACGCACCGTTTGCGGATCTGTTCAGCCAACGCATCGGCTCCGGTTTTGGTCAGCTGCTGGCCGGCTTCGTCGTCATCAGCGGCCTCGGTGCCTTGAATGGCTGGACCCTGCTCGCCGGTGAACTGACCCAGTCATTCGCCCGTCACGGTGGCTTTCCGAAAGTGTTTGGCGCCACCAATCACCGAGGTGTGCCGGTGCTGGCCTTTGTGATGACCGCCGGCCTCGCCAGCGTGATGATCTTGATGAACTACAGCAAATCGATGGCGCAGGGCTTCACGTTTTTCAGCGTCGTGGTCACCGCGGCCAACTTGCCGTTGTACCTGTTCTGCTCGCTGTCGGTGCTGGTGCTGTGGAAGCGCGGCGAAATTGCCACCCTCGGCAAAAAAGAAGGCAGCTTGCTGGTCGCTGCCGTGCTGGCAATCGCCTATGCCGTCTGGGCGTTTATCGGTATCGGTCACGAATCATTTTTGTGGGCGCTCGCGCTCGCGCTGATGGGCCTGCCGGTGTATCTGTGGATGCGCTGGCAGCGTCGGCGGGAGGCGAGGGCGGTAGCGGCGGCAAGCTAA